A region from the Lutra lutra chromosome 1, mLutLut1.2, whole genome shotgun sequence genome encodes:
- the TJP3 gene encoding tight junction protein ZO-3 isoform X3, producing MHRRNEGLGDHIVMVNGVSMESVTSTFAIQILKTCTKLANITVKRPRKIQLPATKTGPSSRGHRDSDEADHGRGYEGDTSSGSGRSWDERSRRPRAGRRSRAGSHGRRSPGASSEANGLALVSGFKRLPRQDVHMRPVKSVLVRKRESEEFGVTLGSQIFIKHITDSGLAARNRELQEGDLILQINGVSSKNLSLSDTRRLIEKSEGKLTLLVLRDQGQFLVNIPPAVSDSNSDSSLLDDISDLGSELSQAPPSHVPPPPRHARRSLDASQTDSPEESPPPQRENSVDSRTVSETDSPRPSSYDIYRVSSSQSVEDRGYSPDSRVVHFPKGTTIGLRLAGGNDVGIFVSGVQEGSPADGQGIQEGDQILQVNDVPFRNLTREEAVQFLLGLPPGKEVTLVTQRKQDIFRKMVQSGVGDSFYIRTHFELEASPPSGLGFTRGDVFHVLDTLYSGPGQSRARGGHWLAVRMGRDLREQERGIIPNQSRAEQLASLEEAQRAVGAGPGASGGSSARAEFWRLRGLRRGAKKTTHRSREDLSALTRQGHYPPYERVVLREASFKRPVVILGPVADIALQKLTAEMPDQFEIADSVLRTDRPSKIIKLDTVRMIAEKNKHALLDVTPSAIERLNYVQYYPIVVFCAPESRPALKALRQWLAPASRRSSRRLYAQARELRKHSEHLFTATIPLHGKSDGWYQELKAIIREQQTRPIWTAEDQLDDSSDDNLELPHHGLADSSADLSCDSRVNSDYETDGEGYTDGEGGPHTDVDEGPPAPALARSSEPVLADEPQSLRDHGRASSPQGAQVDSHPHHSQRRQDSVRTYGREALKKKFTRARDMESSDEDGYDWGPATDL from the exons atgCACAGAAGAAATGAGGG GTTGGGGGACCACATCGTCATGGTGAATGGGGTCTCCATGGAGAGTGTCACCTCCACCTTTGCCATTCAGATACTCAAGACCTGCACGAAGTTGGCCAACATT ACGGTGAAGCGTCCCCGGAAGATCCAGCTGCCCGCCACCAAGACCGGCCCCTCTAGCCGGGGCCATCGGGACTCCGACGAGGCCGACCACGGCCGTGGCTATGAAGGGGACACGTCCAGTGGCTCCGGCCGCTCCTGGGACGAGCGTTCGCGCCGGCCAAGGGCGGGCCGCCGGAGCCGGGCTGGCAGCCACGGGCGTAGGAGCCCCGGGGCGAGCTCTGAGGCCAATGGGCTGGCCCTGGTGTCTGGCTTCAAGCGGCTGCCGCGGCAGGATGTGCACATGAGGCCCGTGAAATCCGTGCTGGTGCGAAAGCGAGAGAGCGAAG aGTTCGGGGTCACCCTGGGCAGTCAGATCTTCATCAAGCACATCACCGATTCGGGCCTGGCCGCCAGGAACCGTGAGCTGCAGGAAGGTGACCTCATCCTACAG ATCAATGGTGTGTCCAGCAAGAATCTGTCTCTGAGCGACACGCGGCGGTTGATAGAGAAGTCAGAAGGGAAGCTGACTCTCTTGGTGCTCAGAGACCAAGGGCAGTTCCTGGTGAACATCCCACCGGCGGTCAGCGACAGCAACAGCGACAGCTCCCTCCTGGACG ACATCTCGGACCTCGGCTCGGAGCTGTCCCAGGCGCCGCCCTCCCATGTCCCACCGCCACCCCGGCACGCGCGACGGAGTTTGGACGCCAGCCAAACCGACTCCCCCGA GGAGAGCCCCCCACCTCAGCGGGAAAATTCGGTGGATTCCAGAACCGTCTCGGAAACAG ACTCCCCGAGGCCAAGTAGCTACGACATCTACAGGGTGTCCAGCAGCCAGAGTGTGGAGGACCGCGG gtACAGCCCCGACTCCAGGGTCGTCCACTTTCCCAAGGGCACAACCATCGGGCTGCGGCTGGCTGGGGGCAATGACGTGGGCATCTTCGTGTCGGGGGTGCAGGAGGGCAGCCCGGCTGACGGGCAGGGCATCCAGGAGGGAGATCAGATTCTGCAG GTGAATGATGTGCCATTCCGGAACCTGACCCGGGAGGAGGCCGTGCAGTTCCTGCTGGGGCTGCCACCGGGCAAGGAGGTGACGCTGGTGACACAGCGGAAGCAGgaca TCTTCCGGAAAATGGTGCAGTCCGGCGTGGGCGACTCTTTCTACATCCGCACGCACTTCGAGCTGGAGGCCAGCCCGCCGTCGGGCCTGGGCTTCACCCGCGGGGACGTCTTCCACGTGCTGGACACGCTGTACTCCGGCCCTGGGCAGAGCCGCGCCCGCGGGGGCCATTGGCTGGCGGTGCGCATGGGGCGCGACCTCCGGGAGCAGGAGCGGGGCATCATCCCCAACCAGAGCAG gGCAGAGCAGCTGGCCAGTCTGGAGGAGGCCCAACGCGCCGTGGGGGCCGGGCCGGGTGCCTCCGGGGGCTCCAGCGCGAGGGCCGAGTTCTGGCGGCTGCGGGGCCTTCGGCGCGGAGCCAAGAAGACCACCCATCGGAGCCGCGAGGACCTGTCCGCTCTGACCAGGCAGGGGCACTACCCGCCCTACGAACGCGTGGTGCTGCGAGAAG CCAGCTTCAAGCGCCCGGTGGTGATCCTGGGGCCCGTGGCGGACATCGCGCTGCAGAAGTTGACTGCTGAGATGCCTGACCAGTTCGAAATCGCAG ACAGTGTGTTGAGGACGGACAGACCCTCCAAGATCATCAAGCTGGACACCGTGCGCATGATCGCGGAGAAA AACAAGCATGCGCTCTTGGATGTGACGCCGTCGGCGATCGAACGCCTCAACTACGTGCAGTACTACCCCATCGTGGTCTTCTGCGCCCCCGAGAGCCGCCCGGCCCTCAAGGCCTTGCGCCAGTGGCTGGCGCCCGCGTCCCGCCGCAGCTCGCGCCGCCTCTACGCGCAAGCCCGGGAGCTGCGGAAGCACAGCGAGCACCTCTTCACCG ccacCATCCCCCTGCATGGCAAGAGTGACGGCTGGTACCAGGAGCTTAAGGCCATCATCCGCGAGCAGCAGACCCGGCCCATCTGGACCGCAGAGGACCAG CTGGACGACTCCTCGGACGACAACCTGGAGCTCCCACACCACGGCCTGGCGGACAGCTCTGCGGATCTGAGCTGTGACAGCAGGGTCAACAGCGACTATGAGACGGACGGCGAGGGCTACACAGACGGCGAGGGCGGGCCCCACACGGACGTCGACGAGGGTCCCCCAGCGCCAGCTCTGGCCCGGTCCTCGGAGCCCGTTCTGGCAGATGAGCCCCAGAGCCTGCGGGATCATGGGAGAGCCTCCAGTCCCCAAGGGGCCCAG GTGGACAGCCACCCCCACCACAGTCAAAGGCGACAGGACAGTGTGCG GACATATGGGCGGGAAGCCCTGAAGAAAAAGTTTACACGAGCTCGAGATATGGAATCCTCTGATGAGGACGGCTATGACTGGGGTCCGGCCACTGACCTGTGA
- the TJP3 gene encoding tight junction protein ZO-3 isoform X1 produces the protein MTVRFQVLDMEELTIWEQHTATLCKDPQRGFGIAISGGRDRPSGSVVVSDVLPGGPAEGRLRLGDHIVMVNGVSMESVTSTFAIQILKTCTKLANITVKRPRKIQLPATKTGPSSRGHRDSDEADHGRGYEGDTSSGSGRSWDERSRRPRAGRRSRAGSHGRRSPGASSEANGLALVSGFKRLPRQDVHMRPVKSVLVRKRESEEFGVTLGSQIFIKHITDSGLAARNRELQEGDLILQINGVSSKNLSLSDTRRLIEKSEGKLTLLVLRDQGQFLVNIPPAVSDSNSDSSLLDDISDLGSELSQAPPSHVPPPPRHARRSLDASQTDSPEESPPPQRENSVDSRTVSETDSPRPSSYDIYRVSSSQSVEDRGYSPDSRVVHFPKGTTIGLRLAGGNDVGIFVSGVQEGSPADGQGIQEGDQILQVNDVPFRNLTREEAVQFLLGLPPGKEVTLVTQRKQDIFRKMVQSGVGDSFYIRTHFELEASPPSGLGFTRGDVFHVLDTLYSGPGQSRARGGHWLAVRMGRDLREQERGIIPNQSRAEQLASLEEAQRAVGAGPGASGGSSARAEFWRLRGLRRGAKKTTHRSREDLSALTRQGHYPPYERVVLREASFKRPVVILGPVADIALQKLTAEMPDQFEIADSVLRTDRPSKIIKLDTVRMIAEKNKHALLDVTPSAIERLNYVQYYPIVVFCAPESRPALKALRQWLAPASRRSSRRLYAQARELRKHSEHLFTATIPLHGKSDGWYQELKAIIREQQTRPIWTAEDQLDDSSDDNLELPHHGLADSSADLSCDSRVNSDYETDGEGYTDGEGGPHTDVDEGPPAPALARSSEPVLADEPQSLRDHGRASSPQGAQVDSHPHHSQRRQDSVRTYGREALKKKFTRARDMESSDEDGYDWGPATDL, from the exons ATGACCGTGAGATTCCAG GTGTTGGACATGGAGGAGCTGACCATTTGGGAACAACACACAGCCACGCTCTGCAAG GACCCCCAGCGAGGCTTTGGCATTGCGATCTCTGGCGGCCGAGACCGGCCCAGTGGGTCCGTGGTTGTGTCTGATGTGCTGCCTGGGGGACCAGCGGAGGGCAGACTGCG GTTGGGGGACCACATCGTCATGGTGAATGGGGTCTCCATGGAGAGTGTCACCTCCACCTTTGCCATTCAGATACTCAAGACCTGCACGAAGTTGGCCAACATT ACGGTGAAGCGTCCCCGGAAGATCCAGCTGCCCGCCACCAAGACCGGCCCCTCTAGCCGGGGCCATCGGGACTCCGACGAGGCCGACCACGGCCGTGGCTATGAAGGGGACACGTCCAGTGGCTCCGGCCGCTCCTGGGACGAGCGTTCGCGCCGGCCAAGGGCGGGCCGCCGGAGCCGGGCTGGCAGCCACGGGCGTAGGAGCCCCGGGGCGAGCTCTGAGGCCAATGGGCTGGCCCTGGTGTCTGGCTTCAAGCGGCTGCCGCGGCAGGATGTGCACATGAGGCCCGTGAAATCCGTGCTGGTGCGAAAGCGAGAGAGCGAAG aGTTCGGGGTCACCCTGGGCAGTCAGATCTTCATCAAGCACATCACCGATTCGGGCCTGGCCGCCAGGAACCGTGAGCTGCAGGAAGGTGACCTCATCCTACAG ATCAATGGTGTGTCCAGCAAGAATCTGTCTCTGAGCGACACGCGGCGGTTGATAGAGAAGTCAGAAGGGAAGCTGACTCTCTTGGTGCTCAGAGACCAAGGGCAGTTCCTGGTGAACATCCCACCGGCGGTCAGCGACAGCAACAGCGACAGCTCCCTCCTGGACG ACATCTCGGACCTCGGCTCGGAGCTGTCCCAGGCGCCGCCCTCCCATGTCCCACCGCCACCCCGGCACGCGCGACGGAGTTTGGACGCCAGCCAAACCGACTCCCCCGA GGAGAGCCCCCCACCTCAGCGGGAAAATTCGGTGGATTCCAGAACCGTCTCGGAAACAG ACTCCCCGAGGCCAAGTAGCTACGACATCTACAGGGTGTCCAGCAGCCAGAGTGTGGAGGACCGCGG gtACAGCCCCGACTCCAGGGTCGTCCACTTTCCCAAGGGCACAACCATCGGGCTGCGGCTGGCTGGGGGCAATGACGTGGGCATCTTCGTGTCGGGGGTGCAGGAGGGCAGCCCGGCTGACGGGCAGGGCATCCAGGAGGGAGATCAGATTCTGCAG GTGAATGATGTGCCATTCCGGAACCTGACCCGGGAGGAGGCCGTGCAGTTCCTGCTGGGGCTGCCACCGGGCAAGGAGGTGACGCTGGTGACACAGCGGAAGCAGgaca TCTTCCGGAAAATGGTGCAGTCCGGCGTGGGCGACTCTTTCTACATCCGCACGCACTTCGAGCTGGAGGCCAGCCCGCCGTCGGGCCTGGGCTTCACCCGCGGGGACGTCTTCCACGTGCTGGACACGCTGTACTCCGGCCCTGGGCAGAGCCGCGCCCGCGGGGGCCATTGGCTGGCGGTGCGCATGGGGCGCGACCTCCGGGAGCAGGAGCGGGGCATCATCCCCAACCAGAGCAG gGCAGAGCAGCTGGCCAGTCTGGAGGAGGCCCAACGCGCCGTGGGGGCCGGGCCGGGTGCCTCCGGGGGCTCCAGCGCGAGGGCCGAGTTCTGGCGGCTGCGGGGCCTTCGGCGCGGAGCCAAGAAGACCACCCATCGGAGCCGCGAGGACCTGTCCGCTCTGACCAGGCAGGGGCACTACCCGCCCTACGAACGCGTGGTGCTGCGAGAAG CCAGCTTCAAGCGCCCGGTGGTGATCCTGGGGCCCGTGGCGGACATCGCGCTGCAGAAGTTGACTGCTGAGATGCCTGACCAGTTCGAAATCGCAG ACAGTGTGTTGAGGACGGACAGACCCTCCAAGATCATCAAGCTGGACACCGTGCGCATGATCGCGGAGAAA AACAAGCATGCGCTCTTGGATGTGACGCCGTCGGCGATCGAACGCCTCAACTACGTGCAGTACTACCCCATCGTGGTCTTCTGCGCCCCCGAGAGCCGCCCGGCCCTCAAGGCCTTGCGCCAGTGGCTGGCGCCCGCGTCCCGCCGCAGCTCGCGCCGCCTCTACGCGCAAGCCCGGGAGCTGCGGAAGCACAGCGAGCACCTCTTCACCG ccacCATCCCCCTGCATGGCAAGAGTGACGGCTGGTACCAGGAGCTTAAGGCCATCATCCGCGAGCAGCAGACCCGGCCCATCTGGACCGCAGAGGACCAG CTGGACGACTCCTCGGACGACAACCTGGAGCTCCCACACCACGGCCTGGCGGACAGCTCTGCGGATCTGAGCTGTGACAGCAGGGTCAACAGCGACTATGAGACGGACGGCGAGGGCTACACAGACGGCGAGGGCGGGCCCCACACGGACGTCGACGAGGGTCCCCCAGCGCCAGCTCTGGCCCGGTCCTCGGAGCCCGTTCTGGCAGATGAGCCCCAGAGCCTGCGGGATCATGGGAGAGCCTCCAGTCCCCAAGGGGCCCAG GTGGACAGCCACCCCCACCACAGTCAAAGGCGACAGGACAGTGTGCG GACATATGGGCGGGAAGCCCTGAAGAAAAAGTTTACACGAGCTCGAGATATGGAATCCTCTGATGAGGACGGCTATGACTGGGGTCCGGCCACTGACCTGTGA
- the TJP3 gene encoding tight junction protein ZO-3 isoform X2, producing the protein MEELTIWEQHTATLCKDPQRGFGIAISGGRDRPSGSVVVSDVLPGGPAEGRLRLGDHIVMVNGVSMESVTSTFAIQILKTCTKLANITVKRPRKIQLPATKTGPSSRGHRDSDEADHGRGYEGDTSSGSGRSWDERSRRPRAGRRSRAGSHGRRSPGASSEANGLALVSGFKRLPRQDVHMRPVKSVLVRKRESEEFGVTLGSQIFIKHITDSGLAARNRELQEGDLILQINGVSSKNLSLSDTRRLIEKSEGKLTLLVLRDQGQFLVNIPPAVSDSNSDSSLLDDISDLGSELSQAPPSHVPPPPRHARRSLDASQTDSPEESPPPQRENSVDSRTVSETDSPRPSSYDIYRVSSSQSVEDRGYSPDSRVVHFPKGTTIGLRLAGGNDVGIFVSGVQEGSPADGQGIQEGDQILQVNDVPFRNLTREEAVQFLLGLPPGKEVTLVTQRKQDIFRKMVQSGVGDSFYIRTHFELEASPPSGLGFTRGDVFHVLDTLYSGPGQSRARGGHWLAVRMGRDLREQERGIIPNQSRAEQLASLEEAQRAVGAGPGASGGSSARAEFWRLRGLRRGAKKTTHRSREDLSALTRQGHYPPYERVVLREASFKRPVVILGPVADIALQKLTAEMPDQFEIADSVLRTDRPSKIIKLDTVRMIAEKNKHALLDVTPSAIERLNYVQYYPIVVFCAPESRPALKALRQWLAPASRRSSRRLYAQARELRKHSEHLFTATIPLHGKSDGWYQELKAIIREQQTRPIWTAEDQLDDSSDDNLELPHHGLADSSADLSCDSRVNSDYETDGEGYTDGEGGPHTDVDEGPPAPALARSSEPVLADEPQSLRDHGRASSPQGAQVDSHPHHSQRRQDSVRTYGREALKKKFTRARDMESSDEDGYDWGPATDL; encoded by the exons ATGGAGGAGCTGACCATTTGGGAACAACACACAGCCACGCTCTGCAAG GACCCCCAGCGAGGCTTTGGCATTGCGATCTCTGGCGGCCGAGACCGGCCCAGTGGGTCCGTGGTTGTGTCTGATGTGCTGCCTGGGGGACCAGCGGAGGGCAGACTGCG GTTGGGGGACCACATCGTCATGGTGAATGGGGTCTCCATGGAGAGTGTCACCTCCACCTTTGCCATTCAGATACTCAAGACCTGCACGAAGTTGGCCAACATT ACGGTGAAGCGTCCCCGGAAGATCCAGCTGCCCGCCACCAAGACCGGCCCCTCTAGCCGGGGCCATCGGGACTCCGACGAGGCCGACCACGGCCGTGGCTATGAAGGGGACACGTCCAGTGGCTCCGGCCGCTCCTGGGACGAGCGTTCGCGCCGGCCAAGGGCGGGCCGCCGGAGCCGGGCTGGCAGCCACGGGCGTAGGAGCCCCGGGGCGAGCTCTGAGGCCAATGGGCTGGCCCTGGTGTCTGGCTTCAAGCGGCTGCCGCGGCAGGATGTGCACATGAGGCCCGTGAAATCCGTGCTGGTGCGAAAGCGAGAGAGCGAAG aGTTCGGGGTCACCCTGGGCAGTCAGATCTTCATCAAGCACATCACCGATTCGGGCCTGGCCGCCAGGAACCGTGAGCTGCAGGAAGGTGACCTCATCCTACAG ATCAATGGTGTGTCCAGCAAGAATCTGTCTCTGAGCGACACGCGGCGGTTGATAGAGAAGTCAGAAGGGAAGCTGACTCTCTTGGTGCTCAGAGACCAAGGGCAGTTCCTGGTGAACATCCCACCGGCGGTCAGCGACAGCAACAGCGACAGCTCCCTCCTGGACG ACATCTCGGACCTCGGCTCGGAGCTGTCCCAGGCGCCGCCCTCCCATGTCCCACCGCCACCCCGGCACGCGCGACGGAGTTTGGACGCCAGCCAAACCGACTCCCCCGA GGAGAGCCCCCCACCTCAGCGGGAAAATTCGGTGGATTCCAGAACCGTCTCGGAAACAG ACTCCCCGAGGCCAAGTAGCTACGACATCTACAGGGTGTCCAGCAGCCAGAGTGTGGAGGACCGCGG gtACAGCCCCGACTCCAGGGTCGTCCACTTTCCCAAGGGCACAACCATCGGGCTGCGGCTGGCTGGGGGCAATGACGTGGGCATCTTCGTGTCGGGGGTGCAGGAGGGCAGCCCGGCTGACGGGCAGGGCATCCAGGAGGGAGATCAGATTCTGCAG GTGAATGATGTGCCATTCCGGAACCTGACCCGGGAGGAGGCCGTGCAGTTCCTGCTGGGGCTGCCACCGGGCAAGGAGGTGACGCTGGTGACACAGCGGAAGCAGgaca TCTTCCGGAAAATGGTGCAGTCCGGCGTGGGCGACTCTTTCTACATCCGCACGCACTTCGAGCTGGAGGCCAGCCCGCCGTCGGGCCTGGGCTTCACCCGCGGGGACGTCTTCCACGTGCTGGACACGCTGTACTCCGGCCCTGGGCAGAGCCGCGCCCGCGGGGGCCATTGGCTGGCGGTGCGCATGGGGCGCGACCTCCGGGAGCAGGAGCGGGGCATCATCCCCAACCAGAGCAG gGCAGAGCAGCTGGCCAGTCTGGAGGAGGCCCAACGCGCCGTGGGGGCCGGGCCGGGTGCCTCCGGGGGCTCCAGCGCGAGGGCCGAGTTCTGGCGGCTGCGGGGCCTTCGGCGCGGAGCCAAGAAGACCACCCATCGGAGCCGCGAGGACCTGTCCGCTCTGACCAGGCAGGGGCACTACCCGCCCTACGAACGCGTGGTGCTGCGAGAAG CCAGCTTCAAGCGCCCGGTGGTGATCCTGGGGCCCGTGGCGGACATCGCGCTGCAGAAGTTGACTGCTGAGATGCCTGACCAGTTCGAAATCGCAG ACAGTGTGTTGAGGACGGACAGACCCTCCAAGATCATCAAGCTGGACACCGTGCGCATGATCGCGGAGAAA AACAAGCATGCGCTCTTGGATGTGACGCCGTCGGCGATCGAACGCCTCAACTACGTGCAGTACTACCCCATCGTGGTCTTCTGCGCCCCCGAGAGCCGCCCGGCCCTCAAGGCCTTGCGCCAGTGGCTGGCGCCCGCGTCCCGCCGCAGCTCGCGCCGCCTCTACGCGCAAGCCCGGGAGCTGCGGAAGCACAGCGAGCACCTCTTCACCG ccacCATCCCCCTGCATGGCAAGAGTGACGGCTGGTACCAGGAGCTTAAGGCCATCATCCGCGAGCAGCAGACCCGGCCCATCTGGACCGCAGAGGACCAG CTGGACGACTCCTCGGACGACAACCTGGAGCTCCCACACCACGGCCTGGCGGACAGCTCTGCGGATCTGAGCTGTGACAGCAGGGTCAACAGCGACTATGAGACGGACGGCGAGGGCTACACAGACGGCGAGGGCGGGCCCCACACGGACGTCGACGAGGGTCCCCCAGCGCCAGCTCTGGCCCGGTCCTCGGAGCCCGTTCTGGCAGATGAGCCCCAGAGCCTGCGGGATCATGGGAGAGCCTCCAGTCCCCAAGGGGCCCAG GTGGACAGCCACCCCCACCACAGTCAAAGGCGACAGGACAGTGTGCG GACATATGGGCGGGAAGCCCTGAAGAAAAAGTTTACACGAGCTCGAGATATGGAATCCTCTGATGAGGACGGCTATGACTGGGGTCCGGCCACTGACCTGTGA